One segment of Anastrepha obliqua isolate idAnaObli1 chromosome 3, idAnaObli1_1.0, whole genome shotgun sequence DNA contains the following:
- the LOC129241858 gene encoding 300 kDa antigen AG231: MSLKLFGLAILSIILYTTVPTQAGVIHPEKLIESPATEPQTIASDLPESRTISVNVTSDTPSRYEDSTLRNAVASLDPAPGTIEGIEITLDTVEDKQEEPKPKKDEEKQSVDEQNTEETEESNIVANENKDESAINRDEATNTKVNADESDSLASDTPPSNAQSATQTQKSSKLLLLSTPRIRREQEENIAEPEDVDINTAVSTDETTELSIEIRAKDEKSSEESVENDKKVATEEPSFFTRVSEAIFGKKSADEPAKPAKDNKEEEAQKQSDAVEQEDKKEIKKDDDIVIPAAAEQTPETHNDNSGTAVLIETEPEYVLIDSDVEHLEHIGSFTHADSAEHLQPIVHSVEVVPSHFEEPLLFTSSYVHAW; this comes from the coding sequence ATGTCGCTCAAACTTTTTGGCTTGGCAATATTAAGCATCATTTTGTACACAACAGTACCCACACAAGCTGGCGTCATACACCCTGAGAAGTTGATTGAGTCACCCGCAACAGAGCCACAAACCATTGCAAGCGATCTGCCGGAAAGCAGAACAATCTCGGTTAATGTGACTAGCGACACTCCCAGCAGATATGAAGATTCGACTCTTAGAAACGCCGTAGCTTCTCTAGATCCAGCGCCAGGCACAATTGAGGGCATTGAGATTACTTTGGACACAGTAGAAGACAAGCAAGAGGAACCAAAGCCAAAGAAAGATGAAGAAAAACAGTCGGTGGATGAGCAAAACACAGAAGAAACGGAAGAGTCCAATATTGTAGCTAATGAAAATAAAGATGAATCCGCAATAAACAGAGATGAAGCGACTAACACCAAAGTTAATGCTGACGAAAGTGATAGCCTTGCAAGTGATACACCGCCCAGCAACGCACAATCCGCAACTCAAACTCAAAAATCTTCCAAGCTGCTACTCCTGAGCACGCCGCGCATCCGCCGCGAGCAGGAGGAGAATATTGCAGAGCCCGAGGATGTTGATATCAATACTGCAGTATCTACAGACGAAACCACCGAGCTGAGTATTGAGATTCGAGCTAAGGACGAAAAGTCAAGCGAAGAGAGCGTGGAGAACGACAAGAAGGTGGCGACTGAAGAACCCAGCTTCTTTACACGTGTAAGTGAGGCAATCTTTGGTAAAAAATCAGCGGACGAGCCAGCCAAACCAGCTAAAGATAATAAGGAGGAGGAGGCGCAGAAACAGAGCGATGCAGTGGAGCAAGAGGATAAAAAGGAGATTAAGAAAGACGACGATATCGTCATTCCAGCCGCTGCTGAGCAGACACCAGAGACGCATAATGACAATTCCGGTACAGCAGTGTTGATCGAAACCGAGCCCGAATATGTGCTCATCGACTCAGATGTAGAGCACCTGGAGCATATCGGCAGTTTCACACATGCCGACAGCGCTGAACATCTGCAGCCCATTGTGCACTCAGTGGAAGTGGTGCCATCGCATTTCGAAGAACCTTTACTCTTCACAAGCAGCTACGTGCATGCCTGGTAG